TGGGGACGGACTTCTTCCTGCGCCGCGTGCGGCTGCTCCTCTTCGGCAACATCACGAAGAAGCTGTCGTTCTTCATCGACACGGACCAGCCGAACTTCGGCAAGAACGGCGACTACAGCGTCGCCTTCTTCATCCAGGACGCCACGGTCGCGTACGAGTTCGCCGACAAGACGTGGGTGGAGGCGGGCTTCATCCTCGCGCCGCTGTCGCACCACGCGCTGCAGGGCGCCATCGCGCTCCAGACGGTGGACTACCACTCCGACCTCATCCGCTACCCGCCAGGCGTGGGCAAGGTGTGGCGCGACATGGGCGTGCAGGTGCGCGGCTTCGCGGGCCCGTGGACGTACCGCGCCGCCATCCTCAACGGCGTGGAGGGCGCGAAGCTGGAGAACGGCCAGACGGTCAACGCGGACGACCTGCCGCGCGTCGTGGGCCACGCCCGCTACAACGTCTGGGGCCACGAATACGACCAGTTCCTGCGCGGCATCTACTTCACGGAACAGCCGCTGCTGTCCTTCGGCGTGGGCGCGGACTACCAGTACGGCGCCATCGCCACCGCCTCCGGCATCCACGACGCGGTGGCCCTGGCGGCGGACGTGTTCCTGGACCTCCCCATCGGGGACAACCAGGAGTTCGTCTTCCAGAGCAACGTCTTCTCCTGGCAGCAGGGCTTCGACAACGCGCGCAGCGGCACCGGGTTCTTCGTGGAGCTGGGCTACCGCATCGGCATCGTCGAGCCCGTCTTCTCCAGCGAGTACTTCAACGGGCGCGTGGCCCAGACGGACCTGCTCACGTTCAAGCCCGGCCTCAACCTCTGGTTCCAGAAGCACACCTTCAACCTGAAGACGGAGCTGGCTGTGTCACGCGCGGGAGACATCGCCCACGCGACCACGGGCATCACCGGCACCGCCCAGCTCCAGCTCTTCTACTGAGGACTCCCGCCATGGCCACCGACACGGATTCGCTCTTCCAGCCCAAGGAAGCCTTCCGCCGCACCGCGCACGTGAAGAGCCTGGAGGAGTACCAGCGCCTCTACCGCCAGAGCCTGGACGCCCCGGACGCCTTCTGGGGCGAGCAGGCGAAGCAGCTCACCTGGTTCCACCCGCCGGAGTCCATCCGCGAGGTGAACGAACAGGCCGCCGACTTCGCCTGGTTCGTGGGCGGCAAGCTCAACGTGACGGTCAACTGCGTGGACCGCCACGCGAAGGCGCACCCGGACAAGGCCGCCATCCTCTGGGCGAAGAACACGCCCGGCGAGTACGAGACCGTCACCTTCCGCGACCTCGCGCACCACGTGAACCGCCTGGCCAACGTGCTCAAGGCGCACGGCGTGCGGAAGGGCGACCGCGTCATCGTCTACCTGCCCATGATTCCGGAGCTGGTGTCCTCGCTGCTGGCGTGCGCGCGCATCGGCGCGGTGCACTCGGTGGTGTTCGCGGGCTTCTCCGCGGACTCGCTGCGCGAGCGCGTGCTGGACTCCGGCGCGAAGGTCGTCATCACCGCCAATGAAGGCCCGCGCGGCCCCAAGAGCGTGGCCACCAAGGCCATCACCGACGAGGCCCTGGAGGGGCTGTCCCAGGTGACGTCCGTGCTCGTCGCGCGCCGCACGCCCAGGGACGTGCCCATGCGCGAGGGGCGCGACCACTGGCTGGACGTGGAGGTCCAGAAGCAGCGCGGCGTCTGCCCCGCGGAGTGGATGGACGCGGAGGATCCGCTCTTCATCCTCTACACCTCCGGCTCCACCGGGAAGCCCAAGGGCGTGCTGCATACGACGGGCGGCTACCTCGTCTACGCGAACACGACGTTCCGCTACATCTTCGACACGCAGCCGGACGACGTGCACTTCTGCACCGCGGACGTGGGCTGGGTGACGGGCCACTCGTATCTCGTGTACGGCCCGCTCTCCACCGGCACCACCACCGTCCTCTTCGAGTCCACGCCGACGTGGCCGGACGCGAGCCGCCTCTGGCAGGTGGTGGACGACCTGAAGGCCACCACGCTCTACACCGCGCCCACCGCGCTGCGTTCGCTGATCAAAGAAGGCGACGCGTTCGTGAAGAAGTCCTCG
The sequence above is drawn from the Corallococcus sp. NCRR genome and encodes:
- the acs gene encoding acetate--CoA ligase, whose protein sequence is MATDTDSLFQPKEAFRRTAHVKSLEEYQRLYRQSLDAPDAFWGEQAKQLTWFHPPESIREVNEQAADFAWFVGGKLNVTVNCVDRHAKAHPDKAAILWAKNTPGEYETVTFRDLAHHVNRLANVLKAHGVRKGDRVIVYLPMIPELVSSLLACARIGAVHSVVFAGFSADSLRERVLDSGAKVVITANEGPRGPKSVATKAITDEALEGLSQVTSVLVARRTPRDVPMREGRDHWLDVEVQKQRGVCPAEWMDAEDPLFILYTSGSTGKPKGVLHTTGGYLVYANTTFRYIFDTQPDDVHFCTADVGWVTGHSYLVYGPLSTGTTTVLFESTPTWPDASRLWQVVDDLKATTLYTAPTALRSLIKEGDAFVKKSSRKSLRLLGSVGEPINPEVWRWFHDVVGEGRCPVVDTWWQTETGGILIAPLPGATPAKPGSATLPFFGVEPVLVDEEGRKLEGNGVSGNLCLARSWPGQARTLYGHHSRFVETYYARFLPLYFTGDGCRRDEDGYYWITGRVDDVLNVSGHRLGTAEVESALVAHEAVAEAAVVGFPHDLKGTGVCAFVTVKPDFVRTPDEKMVGSLREQVRHVIGPIATPDRVVLVSGLPKTRSGKILRRMLRKIAGGETENLGDASTLADPAVLDELLTKGLPPGPRR
- a CDS encoding porin, with protein sequence MRPLPPLLSRLLVLTALLTALPAAAGKIQLGEDAVLNVDVLLHPQMQLIKDGAPTGGVGTDFFLRRVRLLLFGNITKKLSFFIDTDQPNFGKNGDYSVAFFIQDATVAYEFADKTWVEAGFILAPLSHHALQGAIALQTVDYHSDLIRYPPGVGKVWRDMGVQVRGFAGPWTYRAAILNGVEGAKLENGQTVNADDLPRVVGHARYNVWGHEYDQFLRGIYFTEQPLLSFGVGADYQYGAIATASGIHDAVALAADVFLDLPIGDNQEFVFQSNVFSWQQGFDNARSGTGFFVELGYRIGIVEPVFSSEYFNGRVAQTDLLTFKPGLNLWFQKHTFNLKTELAVSRAGDIAHATTGITGTAQLQLFY